A window of Bradyrhizobium diazoefficiens genomic DNA:
CATCGTGATCGAGCATATACATCAAACGGCCCAAACCGATAACGCTCGACAGTTCGACGCGGTCGGTGTCTTGCCGAATGCCTATCATCAGAATAGAGCCGTCCAGCCGCTCCACCCTGACGTTGCTCGGCATCGCTCCCTGACCCGTCGGAGCAGGCGCAACCGGCTGTTGGCCCAGCGCGAGGGTTGGGCTGGCGGCGAGGAGCGCAGCGGTCGCGCCGGCAGCCAAAAAGGCTCGGCGATGCAATCCACCCTCGTCCGTCTCGGAGAATTGCTGAGTGATCTGCCGCGGGGGATCTTGCTCGGGTACGTCGCTGCGATTGTTGAGCTCACCAAGGACCTCGGTCATTGCTGTGTTCCTCTTCTAGTGCTTCGCATTGCCTAAAAGAGATACGGCGGCATTCAGCTTGCGGCTATCGAGGATAACGTTAACAGGCCATGAAGGAGAGCTTCACAGTCAAACAAGGCGGGAAATTACGGTGACAGGAAATTACGGTGACAGTGCACTCAATTGACACCGCCCGCTTTCGCGGTCATGCTGCGGCATGACTCGTCTTGCCCGTGTCGTCATCCCCGGTCATCCCCACCATGTCACCCAGCGCGGCAATGGCCGGGCGCGCACGTTCTTCGAGGACGCCGACTATGCGCTGTATCGCGACCTGCTCGCTGCGAATTGCAAAGCCGCCGGCGTCGAGGTGTGGGCCTGGTGCCTGATGCCGAACCATGTGCACCTCATCCTGGTGCCGTCCGATTCCGACGGGCTGCGCCGCGCACTTGCGCGCGTGCATCGCTCCTATGCCGGGACCATCCAGGCGCGACGGAAGCGCACCGGTCATTTCTGGCAGGGCCGTTTCGGTGCCGTCGTGATGGACGAACAGCATCTTGCGGCGGCGCTGCGTTACGTATCGCTCAATCCGGTGCGGGCGCGCCTGGTGCGGCGCGCACAGGATTGGCGCTGGTCGAGCACGCGCGCGCATTTGCGCGGCAAGGACGACGGCCTGACCGCACTGGCGCCGATCCGCGATCGTTTTCCGCGGTTCGCCGATTTGCTGGCAACCGAACCGGAAGCCGATTTGTTCGACGCGCTGCGTTCCGCGGAGAGCATCGGCCGCCCGCTCGGAGACAACCGCTTTTTCGTCCGCATCGAACGCCAGACCGGGCGCGTCCTTAAGCCGGCCAAGCGCGGCCCCAAGCGGTCGGTGGGGGAGGCCGGTATTTAGTGCACTGTCACCGTAATTGGTCGGCGTCGTTGTCACTACCGTCACACGAGGCAATATGGTGTGGCATATTTACCTAAGAAATCGCACGGTGTTCATTCCGACGGTAGCGGAGACTGACGCGGGCTTCTACCTTGACGAAGACCCTGTTGAGGTCGTTTCCGTAACTGATACCGAAGCTTTGCAACACGCCGTCAAACAAGTCATTGGCCGGGGCAATCCCAAAGTCCCAACGCCAACACGCGCCGCCTTCCCCAAACCTGTCGTGCTCAAATACGCGAGGGTAAAATCTTGGCCTGCCTTTGAAAGGGGTTGTTTATACTGGACGATCGTGAAGAAGGATGGGGTCCATCACCTCATCCAAGGCCGGAAGCGGGCCGATCGCGGTTGGGAGGACGATCCCGAGCGCATCGAATCGCTTCCGCCCGGGGCTGGTATTGATGAGGTTGCTCAACGAGTGACTTCCTCTGTGCAAGCGGCGCTCGAAACTCCCGAAGAACTTCGATCGAAGTAGCGAATCGGAATTGCTGGAAAAAAGACGATCTGATTCCGTCTTGATCCCCTTTTGATTTACAGTGGATTTACGGTGACAGTGCTGGACTGCACCCCTGAAGTGAGAGACACGGCAATTCCCGGGACTGTGCAGTTCCTCTCGCACTGTTTGCCCGGAGGTTGGACATCAACGATTCCGCGGGGCCGTCTACGGCCATTAGGTGTTGCCATTTTCGGATGGCCAAAATGGCATAGGTGCCGCTTTTGCGGGAGGGCGGCCCAGTCTCGCAAGGGGAGGCCGCCCGCGGATCGACTCAGCTCTTCCCCTGCCGCTTGAGCTGGAAAAAAGAAAAGGCCCGATCGCATCAGCGATCGGGCCGTTTTCGTTGGTCGCTGCTTGCTTACGCCGCCGTCGACGCCTTCCGCGCCGCCTTCTCCTGCGCAGCGTCCGCCTCGTCCTTGCGGATCTCGGAGAGCTTCTTCTGGACCTGCTCCGAGAAGATGTACTGCGCCGGGCGCTGCTTCGACATGTCGATCTCCGGCGCCATCGGACCCGAGGTCTTGACGCCGCGCAGCGACACCCACATTGCCTTCAGCGGGTTGTTGAGGGCTGCGGTTGCCGCGGTCGGTTCGTAACCGCAATGGGCCATACAGTCGGCGCACTTTTCATACTTGCCCGTGCCGTAGGAATCCCAGTCGGTGGTCTCCATCAGCTCCTTGAAGGTTTTCGCGTAGCCTTCGCCGAGCAGGTAGCAGGGCTTCTGCCAGCCGAAGATGTTGCGCGCGGGCATGCCCCACGGCGTGCACTCGTATTCCTGGTTGCCGGCGAGGAAGTCGAGGAACAGGCCGGAGTGCATGAAATTCCACTTCTTGCCCTTGCCCATCGCGAACACATCGCGGAACAGCTTCTTGGTCTTGGTGCGGTTGAGGAAGTGCTCCTGGTCCGGTGCGCGCTCATAGGCGTAGCCCGGCGACATCGAGACGCCGACGCCGAGTTCGACGGTGAGGTCGAGGAACTTGGCGATCTCCTCGGCCGGATGGCCGTCGAAGATGGTGGCGTTGACGTTGACGGTGAAGCCGCGCGCCTTGGCCGCCTTGATCGCGGAGACGGCGCGGTCGAACACGCCCTTCTGCGACACGGCCTTGTCGTGGTGATCGCGCAGGCCGTCGAGATGCACCGAGAAGAACAGATACGGCGAGGGCTCGAACAGGTCGAGCTTCTTCTCGAGCAGCAGCGCGTTGGTGCAGAGCGAGACGAACTTCTTGCGCGCAACGAGGCCGCGCACGATCTCGCCGATCTCCTTGTGGATCAGCGGCTCGCCGCCGGGAATGGCGACCATCGGCGCACCGCACTCGTCGGCCGCGTCCCAGCACTCCTGCGCGGTCATGCGGCGGTTGAGGATCGCATCCGGATAGTCGATCTTGCCGCAGCCGACGCAGGCGAGGTTGCAGCGAAACAGCGGCTCGAGCATCAAGACGAGCGGGTAGCGCTTGCGGCCAAGCAGTTTCTGCTTGAGCAAATAGCCGCCGATACGCATTTCCTTGAAGAAGGGGATTGCCATTACAAGTTTCTTTCTGGGCTTTTCAATTCGGATGGGTCAGCTCGCAGCCAGTTGGGCCGGAAGCCGGAATTCGATGTTTTCCTCGCGGCCCGGCAGCACCTGGACCTTGACCGGTCCGATCCGCCGCATCGCTTCGATGACGTCATCCACGAGTACCTCAGGCGCCGAAGCGCCGGCCGTGATGCCGACGCTCCTGGCATTTTTCAACCACTGCGGATCGAGCTCGCTGCCGTCGGCAATCAAATAACTCGCGACGCCGGCTTCGGTGCCGATTTCGCGAAGCCGGTTCGAGTTCGAGCTGTTGGCGGCGCCCACCACCAGGATCACGTCGACCAGCTTGCTCAAGTTCCTTATCGCAGATTGGCGGTTCTGTGTCGCATAGCAGATATCCCGGATATCCGGGCCTTGAATATCTGTAAAGCGGGCCTGAAGAGCCGCAATGATGTCCTTGGTGTCGTCGATCGAGAGGGTGGTCTGGGTGATGTAGGCCACTGGCGTATCCGCCGGCAGCGTCAGCGTCGTAACCTCTTGAACATTTTGGACAAGCAGCACGGGGGCGGGAACCTGGCCCATCGTGCCCTCGACCTCGGGGTGGCCGGCATGACCGATCAGGATCAGCGTGCGACCCCTGTCGATGTAGCGCTTCCCCTGATTGTGAACTTTCGTGACCAGGGGGCAGGTGGCATCGAGTACCGGCAGGCCGCGTGCGGCGGCCTCTTCCTCGACGCTGCGGCCGACGCCGTGGGCGCTGAAAACCGTCACCGCCTTTGGCGGAACCTCGGAGAGCTCCTCGACGAAGATTGCGCCTTTGTTCTTCAGGGTCTCGACGACGTATTTGTTGTGCACGATCTCGTGGCGCACGTAGACAGGCGGGCCGTACTTCTCCAGCGCCCGTTCCACGATCTCGATCGCACGCACCACGCCCGCGCAGAAGCCACGCGGTTGCGCCAGATAAACTTCCATTGGATGCCCATCACGCAAGTTGCACCAATCCGCTTCTCAAGTTCTCGCGGCACTCGATACTGCCAATGAGTTGCAATATCTGCACCATTGCTTCGCGCACGCGGTAGCTGCCCATCCCGGTTTGGGTTCCGGTGCATGGAGGCGCAACACTTTGTGTCAAAAAATCGGCGTCAAGGAAAGGTCGAATGAAACTTGGGCGCCTTGGTCGGGCAACCATTGAGGTAATATAGTAAGGCAATCGACGAGTTTAAGATGGGCAACATCTGTGCCCACCCCTTCGTCACTTTCCCGCCTCAACTCCCCGGCTATACCGACCGGCCGCATGATTTTGCCCGGCCTCCCGCCGTTTACCGCGAAGCTCGGCGCGGCGAGAACCGCTCAAAGCAGCGATAGGTTTCGCCCGGGAACTCAGATAAACAGCGGGCGTTTCCGGCAAGCTGTTAACCGCAGAAAGAAATGAAGTGCTGCAAAGCGTAGTCGTTGTTGTCGTCAGGGCTTGCACCCGGTTTGCCTCCCTCGTCGTCGTTCTCGGGCTCCTGCTGGCGGTGGCCGCGGGCTATTACGCGTCCCGGCACTTCGCCATCAACACCGACATCAATTCGCTGATTTCCCAGAATCTCGACTGGCGCCAGCGCGATCAGCAGTTCGACCGCGCATTCGACCAGAACGAAACCATCCTCGCTGTGGTCGAGGCCAAGACGCCGGAGATGGCGAGTGCGGCAGCGGACGCGCTCTATGCCAGGCTCAAGGACGACAAGACCAACTTCCAGTCGATGCAGCAACTCGGCAGCGGCGAGTTCTTCGAGAAGAACGGCCTGTTGTTCCTGCCGACCGAGGAGGTCGGCAAGATCACCGGTCAGCTCGAATCCGCAGCGCCCCTGATCGAGATCATGGCGGGCGACCCCTCGATCCGCGGCCTCACCGGCGCGCTGGAGACGGGACTTGCCGGCGTCAAGCGCGGCCAGGTTAAGCTCGACAACACCGCGCGGCCTTTCAACCTGATCGCGCAGACCGTCGAGACCGTGCTCAACAAGGGTGACGCGAGCTTCTCGTGGCGCGAACTCGTCAGCGACGAGCCGCTGTCGGATTCCGACAAGCGCACCTTCATCGAGTTCAAGCCGATCCTCGACTACAACGCGCTGGAGCCCGGCAAGGCCGCAACAGACGCGATCCGCAAGGCCGCCGCGGATCTGGATTTTCCGACAAAATACCAGGCGCGGGTGCGGCTGACCGGCCCGGTGCCGATCGCCAACGAGGAATACGCCACCGTCCAGGAGGGGGCCGTCGTCAACGGCATCGGCACGGTTCTCGTCGTGCTGGTCATCCTGTGGCTGGCGCTGCATTCGGCGAAGATCATCTTCGCGGTGTTCGTCAATCTCTTCGTGGGCCTTGCGATCACGACCGCGGCCGGCCTGATGATGGTCGGATCGTTCAATCTGCTGTCGATCGCGTTCGCGGTGCTGTTCGTCGGCCTCGGCGTCGATTTCGGCATTCAGTACAGCGTCCGCTATCGCTCGGAGCGCTACAAGCACAACGATCTCTCGGGCGCGCTGGTGCTCGCGGCCAAGCGCTCGGCGATACCGCTGTCGCTCGCGGCGATGGCGACCGCCGCCGGCTTCCTCTGCTTCATGCCGACCGACTACAAGGGCATCGCGGAGCTCGGCCAGATCGCCGGCGTCGGCATGTTGGTGGCGTTCCTCTCTTCGATCACCGTCCTCCCGGCAATGCTGAAGCTGCTGAACCCGCCTGGCGAGAAGGAGCCGGTCGGCTATGCCTTCCTCGCACCGCTGGATCATTTCCTGGAGAAGCACCGCGTGCTCGTCGTGGGCGGCACGCTGCTGCTCGCGCTCGCCGGCCTGCCGCTGCTGTATTTCATGAAGTTCGACTTCAACCCGATGAACCTGCGTAACCCGAAAGCCGAATCGATCGCGACATTCCTCGACCTGCGCAAGGACCCCAACACCGGCGCCAATGCCATCAACGTGATGGCCAGATCCGAGGAGCAGGCACGGCAGGTCGAGGCGAAGCTGGAGAAGGTGCCCGAGGTGCTGCGGGTGAGGTCGCTCAACAGCTTCGTGCCGCAAGATCAGCCGCCGAAGCTGAAGCTGATCGCGCAGGCTGCCAAGGTGCTGAACCCTGCACTCAATCCCGACCAGATCGATGCGGCGCCGTCGGATCAGGAAAACGTCGAGTCGCTGAAATCCGCGGCCGACAATCTGCGCCGGACTGCGGGCGACGCGAAGGGCCCGGGTGCGGTCGCCTCGCGCCGTCTGGCAGACGCGCTCGAAAAGCTCGCCAATGGCGACGAGGCTACGCGCAACAAGGCGCAGAACGT
This region includes:
- a CDS encoding transposase, which codes for MTRLARVVIPGHPHHVTQRGNGRARTFFEDADYALYRDLLAANCKAAGVEVWAWCLMPNHVHLILVPSDSDGLRRALARVHRSYAGTIQARRKRTGHFWQGRFGAVVMDEQHLAAALRYVSLNPVRARLVRRAQDWRWSSTRAHLRGKDDGLTALAPIRDRFPRFADLLATEPEADLFDALRSAESIGRPLGDNRFFVRIERQTGRVLKPAKRGPKRSVGEAGI
- the hpnH gene encoding adenosyl-hopene transferase HpnH — translated: MAIPFFKEMRIGGYLLKQKLLGRKRYPLVLMLEPLFRCNLACVGCGKIDYPDAILNRRMTAQECWDAADECGAPMVAIPGGEPLIHKEIGEIVRGLVARKKFVSLCTNALLLEKKLDLFEPSPYLFFSVHLDGLRDHHDKAVSQKGVFDRAVSAIKAAKARGFTVNVNATIFDGHPAEEIAKFLDLTVELGVGVSMSPGYAYERAPDQEHFLNRTKTKKLFRDVFAMGKGKKWNFMHSGLFLDFLAGNQEYECTPWGMPARNIFGWQKPCYLLGEGYAKTFKELMETTDWDSYGTGKYEKCADCMAHCGYEPTAATAALNNPLKAMWVSLRGVKTSGPMAPEIDMSKQRPAQYIFSEQVQKKLSEIRKDEADAAQEKAARKASTAA
- the ispH gene encoding 4-hydroxy-3-methylbut-2-enyl diphosphate reductase, with translation MEVYLAQPRGFCAGVVRAIEIVERALEKYGPPVYVRHEIVHNKYVVETLKNKGAIFVEELSEVPPKAVTVFSAHGVGRSVEEEAAARGLPVLDATCPLVTKVHNQGKRYIDRGRTLILIGHAGHPEVEGTMGQVPAPVLLVQNVQEVTTLTLPADTPVAYITQTTLSIDDTKDIIAALQARFTDIQGPDIRDICYATQNRQSAIRNLSKLVDVILVVGAANSSNSNRLREIGTEAGVASYLIADGSELDPQWLKNARSVGITAGASAPEVLVDDVIEAMRRIGPVKVQVLPGREENIEFRLPAQLAAS
- a CDS encoding MMPL family transporter; this translates as MLQSVVVVVVRACTRFASLVVVLGLLLAVAAGYYASRHFAINTDINSLISQNLDWRQRDQQFDRAFDQNETILAVVEAKTPEMASAAADALYARLKDDKTNFQSMQQLGSGEFFEKNGLLFLPTEEVGKITGQLESAAPLIEIMAGDPSIRGLTGALETGLAGVKRGQVKLDNTARPFNLIAQTVETVLNKGDASFSWRELVSDEPLSDSDKRTFIEFKPILDYNALEPGKAATDAIRKAAADLDFPTKYQARVRLTGPVPIANEEYATVQEGAVVNGIGTVLVVLVILWLALHSAKIIFAVFVNLFVGLAITTAAGLMMVGSFNLLSIAFAVLFVGLGVDFGIQYSVRYRSERYKHNDLSGALVLAAKRSAIPLSLAAMATAAGFLCFMPTDYKGIAELGQIAGVGMLVAFLSSITVLPAMLKLLNPPGEKEPVGYAFLAPLDHFLEKHRVLVVGGTLLLALAGLPLLYFMKFDFNPMNLRNPKAESIATFLDLRKDPNTGANAINVMARSEEQARQVEAKLEKVPEVLRVRSLNSFVPQDQPPKLKLIAQAAKVLNPALNPDQIDAAPSDQENVESLKSAADNLRRTAGDAKGPGAVASRRLADALEKLANGDEATRNKAQNVFVAPMKIVFDQLRNAMQAGPVTLKSLPPDLVSAWKSKDGIIRVEALPKGDPNDNETLRKFAAAVLVAEPTAIGGPVSILKSGDTVVKAFIHAGIYALLVIGLLLWITLRRFVDVLMTLVPLLVAGAVTLEICVLIGLPLNFANIVAFPLLLGVGVAFKIYYVVAWRSGRTNLLQTSLTRAIFFSAMTTATAFGSLWLSSHPGTSSMGKLLALSLVATLAAVLLFQPALMGKPRNLRE